The Alosa sapidissima isolate fAloSap1 chromosome 8, fAloSap1.pri, whole genome shotgun sequence genome contains a region encoding:
- the kat6a gene encoding histone acetyltransferase KAT6A isoform X2, protein MVKLANPLYTSWILEAIKKVKKQKQRPSEERICNAVSMSHGLDRKTVLEQLELSVKDGSILKVSNKGLNSYKDPDNPGRLALPKPRGGGGSGGGGGGGGGGGGGGGGGGGGGGGGGGGGSSSSSGSHKKPGLDWNKLIKRALDGLHEPGGSTIKSIERFLKCQADVAAYLSGSSALAPGLFHQQLRVALKRAVAHGRVLKQGPLFRLASRSSSSHQNDGTGCVSLDTLPPVRLLPHEKDKPVAEPIPICSFCLGTKEQNRDKKPEELISCADCGNSGHPSCLKFSPELTERVKALWWQCIECKTCSSCQDQGKNAENMLFCDSCDRGFHMECCDPPLLRMPKGMWICQICRPREKGRRLLHEKAAQIKRRYNAPLGRPKNRSKRPFKKFRGGNGGGRGRRRGRPSAADRRSQGSSSPHSSSSSSCEGYPGDDQLLFPMRHDDDSSTSSGLYFNKKTKGLIDALSKFFTPSPDGRKARSETVDYSQCRIRKKNSRKGEQDDRSGDNQDGEDWRDEEDKLPGHENLTEKDVELFRHIQQVALQKVGVTGPPDPHMRCPSVIEFGKYEIQTWYSSPYPQEFSRLPKLYLCEFCLRYMKSRSILYQHMRKCGWFHPPANEIYRKDDVSVFEVDGNVSTIYCQNLCLLAKLFLDHKTLYYDVEPFLFYVLTQNDSKGCHLVGYFSKEKHCQQKYNVSCIMILPQYQRKGYGRFLIDFSYLLSKREGQPGSPEKPLSDLGRLSYMAYWRSVVLECLHELGDRQMTIRQLSKITGICPQDITSTLLHLNMLEQRGGRLVLVRREKLISTHMSRLQARPRQLDVDPDCLRWTPVIVSNIVVSDGDGEDDEDEEAEEEREEENGKEIKPIHKTPPLSWHRAVERGEEEEEEEAEEERKCFPSPFPSRPSPPSSSPVRRSPPSPVRAPAPANGERRGRGRPPKNWPWGKARPGRPRKHRPEEDNYHDDRTKNQKPPGASSGLPTGLFGQSGDGNSGLSRQSELPRLPQPPAPRSRGRPPRKKRGPKPRLPEGSGDALPMLPQAPRPCEPPPMHRPRFSESSDDEEDDEEMQACSPPILTKPTLGLKCKKPLRKRRMRQQSHPHSSVVTETISETTEVLDEPFVDSDTERPMPRLEEETPLRRYPAARSALNHSDPAPKRSRPHLSDESDDDGDDATPVLKPVPGLRKPEPSDLTDRGEPPAPTPEVPVKKKKGWPKGKARKPLHWKKRPGRKPGSGANQQATDAAQSGDPPPPKIKMKPGRKPRSWYEQRAREEAARLELERGMLGQQQSSPPDVRRRSLTSELGHDKRKESDDDDFKPVEPPKPRRRGRPPKNPAARLPPPPPPPKPPISEPEEEEEEEDEEERSWAQDKPSRPPSRNMLPASSTNSRLAQSRPDMDMGDGDEEEEREDEECERRPAVTPGSGSRRSDDHDADDEGDGHLEEKSDSGSSSKRRKEPDSEEDEEEEEDEEPATPVRSPPVKEEPQSGDTFLGMQGSVGAREYVSKQEEEDEEEDEEEEEEADEVQEVKARPADSPEERRRREAEESSAAAAAAVETVTAIGVPDEPLELQPLHAEDKAVLMLQAEQQHSHSHPHPHALPHQHPHADYKDEMAHGHHHHHHHHHHHHHAHHPQHSSELDLETVQAVQSLTQDEAQDEEAEPHPATSAAAAASYQDCEETLAACRTLQNYGEPEDDALALVEDCGAAAAPVTAPSSQHSSPLPNPPMPPLPGQSVRSVNSPSMTPGPLESGQQGGVPGAPSGTGGGAGGGSGYTQITPEHPGSLSAPSLQNMETSPMMDVPSVSDHSQQVVDSGFSDLGSIESTTENYDNPSSYDSTMGGGNGSGNGGGLSAAAAVAAASSSAASSSSSSSSSSAAPSSSSSQASSCSFVSTPAPVGSQLGMGSCSLIQQAGPGPNSSSAPNSGAGGVPQPPPPPPPPSANTPGCGIKSPQSCVIERPPSTNQQPQKKVPQQQQQAPNTQPQPPPSAPPPTPQQQQQQQQQQQQQQQQQALSQCSMGNGFGSTPMIMEIPESAGGGGGGRSLYMSQDFGAGGYGQPSATFSLAKLQQLTNTIMDPHAMPYSHSAAVTSYASSVSLSNSGLAGLASSPHPPLAQGQATMTSAPNLSSGSMNLGSSLLQCNMAGANISLAPPPHTQRLQGQMAKSHISIRSKASQLPAGSPHQQQLYGRSTGPVTMQGSPRPLTVQRSMMPNLMPTPAAYNSMNMNPLNAAMSASYRMAQPMMNSGYHGNPPYMNQPAQYPMQMQMGMMGGQAYPQQPMQPNHHSNMMYTGPSHHSYAGVPKQSPYMSR, encoded by the exons ATGGTGAAGCTGGCCAACCCACTGTACACCTCCTGGATCCTTGAGGCCATCAAGAAGGTGAAGAAGCAGAAGCAGCGGCCGTCCGAGGAGCGCATCTGCAATGCCGTGTCCATGTCGCATGGCCTCGACCGCAAGACGGTCCTGGAGCAGCTGGAGCTCAGCGTCAAGGACGGCTCCATCCTCAAGGTGTCCAACAAGGGGCTCAACTCTTACAAGGACCCAGACAACCCGGGCCGACTGGCCCTGCCCAAGCCCCGGGGCGGTGGAGGAtcagggggtggaggaggaggaggtggtggtggtggtggaggaggaggaggaggaggaggaggaggaggcggcggcggcggcggcggcagcagcagcagctctgggTCCCACAAGAAGCCCGGGCTGGACTGGAATAAACTGATCAAGCGCGCACTGGACGGCCTGCACGAGCCCGGTGGCTCCACGATCAAGAGCATCGAGCGCTTCCTCAAGTGCCAGGCCGACGTGGCGGCCTACCTGTCGGGCAGCAGCGCCCTGGCGCCAGGGCTCTTCCACCAGCAGCTGCGGGTGGCACTCAAGCGGGCCGTGGCGCACGGACGCGTGCTCAAGCAGGGCCCGCTCTTCCGGCTCGCCAGCCGCAGCTCGTCATCGCACCAGAACGACGGCACGGGTTGCGTCTCGCTCGACACACTGCCGCCCGTCCGCCTGCTCCCACACGAGAAGGATAAG CCTGTGGCCGAGCCGATTCCCATCTGCAGCTTCTGCCTGGGGACCAAGGAGCAGAACCGCGACAAGAAGCCGGAGGAGCTCATCTCCTGTGCAGACTGTGGCAACAGCG GCCACCCGTCCTGTCTGAAGTTCTCCCCTGAGCTGACGGAGCGGGTCAAGGCTCTATGGTGGCAGTGCATCGAGTGCAAGACCTGCAGCAGCTGCCAGGACCAGGGCAAGAATGCG gAGAATATGTTGTTTTGTGATTCTTGTGACCGGGGTTTCCACATGGAGTGCTGTGACCCCCCACTGTTGCGGATGCCAAAAG GCATGTGGATCTGTCAGATCTGCCGGCCGAGGGAAAAGGGAAGACGGCTCTTGCACGAGAAAGCAGCACAAATCAAGCGACGCTACAACGCCCCGCTGGGTCGGCCCAAGAACAG GTCCAAACGGCCTTTTAAGAAGTTTCGTGGGGGCAACGGAGGTGGTCGAGGCCGTCGGCGGGGGCGGCCCTCGGCGGCTGACCGTCGCTCGCAGGGCTCGTCATCGCCGCACTCTTCGTCCAGCTCCTCGTGCGAGGGCTACCCGGGAGACGACCAGCTGCTCTTCCCCATGCGCCACGACGACGACTCGTCGACTAGCAGTGGCCTGTACTTCAACAAGAAGACCAAAGGCCTGATAGACGCGCTCAGCAAGTTCTTCACGCCCTCGCCGGACGGGCGCAAAGCACGCTCCGAGACGGTGGACTACTCGCAGTGCCGCATCCGCAAGAAGAACAGCCGCAAAGGCGAGCAGGATGACCGCTCGGGAG ACAATCAGGATGGCGAAGACTGGCGTGATGAGGAGGATAAACTGCCGGGCCATGAGAACCTGACGGAGAAAGACGTCGAACTCTTCAGACACATCCAGCAAGTGGCACTACAG AAAGTCGGTGTAACAGGACCGCCGGATCCGCACATGCGCTGCCCGTCCGTCATCGAGTTCGGGAAGTACGAGATCCAGACATGGTACTCCTCTCCCTATCCGCAGGAGTTCAGCAG ACTTCCCAAGCTGTACCTGTGTGAGTTCTGCCTGCGCTACATGAAGAGCCGCAGCATCCTGTACCAGCACATGCGCAAGTGTGGCTGGTTCCATCCGCCAGCCAACGAGATCTACCGGAAGGATGATGTTTCCGTGTTTGAG GTGGACGGCAACGTCAGTACGATATACTGTCAGAACCTGTGCTTACTGGCCAAGCTCTTTCTGGACCACAAGACGTTGTACTACGACGTGGAGCCTTTCCTCTTCTACGTGCTCACACAGAACGACAGCAAGGGATGCCACCTCGTTGGATACTTTTCCAAG GAGAAACACTGTCAGCAGAAGTACAATGTGTCCTGCATCATGATTCTTCCACAATACCAGCGCAAGGGCTACGGCCGCTTTCTCATTGACTTCA GCTACCTGCTGTCCAAGCGTGAGGGTCAGCCAGGCTCGCCGGAGAAGCCTCTGTCGGACCTGGGCCGCCTGTCCTACATGGCCTACTGGCGCAGCGTGGTGCTGGAGTGCCTGCACGAGCTCGGCGACCGGCAGATGACCATCCGGCAGCTCAGCAAGATCACAGGCATCTGCCCGCAGGACatcacctccaccctcctccacctcaaCATGCTGGAGCAACGCGGGGGCCG gttgGTTCTGGTGCGTCGGGAGAAGTTGATCTCAACACACATGAGCCGTCTGCAGGCGAGGCCTCGGCAGCTAGACGTGGACCCTGACTGTCTGCGCTGGACCCCGGTGATCGTGTCCAACATTGTGGTGTCTGACGGGGATGGAGAGGATGACGAGGATGAAGAagcggaggaagagagggaggaagagaatggCAAAGAG ATTAAGCCGATCCACAAGACGCCGCCACTCTCTTGGCACAGGGCAGTGGAgcggggggaggaggaggaggaggaggaggccgaagaagagaggaagtgcttcccctcccccttccccaGCAGGCCGAGCCCTCCGTCCTCCTCCCCAGTCCGCCGCTCACCTCCCAGTCCGGTCAGAGCCCCTGCCCCCGCCAACGGGGAGCGCCGGGGCCGCGGCCGGCCGCCCAAGAACTGGCCCTGGGGGAAAGCTCGGCCAGGCAGGCCGAGGAAGCATCGGCCGGAGGAGGACAACTACCACGACGACCGGACCAAAAACCAGAAACCCCCCGGGGCCTCGTCTGGCCTGCCCACGGGACTCTTTGGTCAGTCGGGAGACGGTAACTCGGGGCTCAGCCGGCAGTCAGAGCTCCCCCGGCTACCGCAACCGCCAGCTCCCCGCAGCAGGGGGCGTCCCCCACGGAAGAAGCGCGGCCCCAAGCCCCGGCTGCCCGAGGGTTCCGGAGACGCCCTGCCAATGCTTCCCCAGGCACCCAGGCCGTGTGAACCGCCACCCATGCACAGGCCACGCTTCAGCGAGAGCAGCGACGAcgaggaggatgatgaggagATGCAAGCCTGTTCGCCTCCCATCCTTACCAAACCCACACTTGGCCTCAAGTGCAAG AAACCTTTGAGGAAACGTCGAATGCGGCAGCAGAGTCATCCACACAGTAGTGTCGTAACCGAAACAATTTCCGAGACGACAGAAGTCCTGGACGAGCCCTTTGTGGACTCTGACACTGAGCGACCAATGCCCCGCCTTGAAGAGGAGACGCCACTGCGCCGTTATCCAGCTGCCCGCTCCGCCCTCAATCACAGTGACCCTGCGCCTAAAAGGAGCCGACCACACTTATCGGATGAGTCAGATGATGATGGTGA tg ATGCCACTCCTGTGCTGAAGCCTGTTCCCGGTCTGAGGAAGCCAGAGCCATCGGACCTGACTGACCGAGGAGAGCCTCCTGCCCCGACCCCCGAGGTCCcagtgaagaagaagaaaggctGGCCCAAGGGCAAGGCGCGCAAGCCCTTACACTGGAAGAAACGGCCGGGGAGGAAGCCCGGCAGCGGGGCCAACCAGCAAGCCACAGACGCAGCCCAATCCGGGGACCCGCCGCCACCCAAGATCAAGATGAAGCCGGGCAGGAAGCCCCGCAGCTGGTATGAGCAGCGTGCTCGAGAGGAAGCCGCCCGGTTAGAGCTGGAGAGAGGCATGCTGGGACAGCAGCAGTCGTCACCGCCCGACGTCAGGCGGCGGAGCCTGACCTCAGAACTAGGACACGACAAGCGCAAGGAGTCCGACGATGACGACTTCAAGCCAGTTGAGCCGCCTAAGCCCAGGAGGAGAGGCCGCCCGCCCAAGAACCCCGCCGCTCGCCTGCccccgccaccgccaccacccaAGCCCCCCATCTCTGAgcctgaggaggaggaagaggaggaagatgaggaggagaggagttgggCCCAGGACAAGCCTAGCCGACCGCCTTCGCGCAACATGTTACCCGCATCCTCCACCAACTCTCGGTTAGCCCAGTCGCGCCCCGATATGGACATGGGGGACggtgatgaagaggaggagcgaGAGGACGAAGAGTGCGAGCGGAGGCCTGCCGTGACCCCTGGCTCGGGTAGTCGCCGCAGCGACGACCATGACGCAGACGACGAGGGGGACGGCCACCTGGAGGAGAAGAGcgacagcggcagcagcagcaagagGCGGAAGGAGCCGGACTCTGAGgaagacgaggaagaggaggaagatgaggagccAGCCACACCTGTGCGATCGCCGCCCGTGAAAGAGGAACCCCAGAGTGGAGACACTTTTTTAGGCATGCAGGGGAGCGTGGGGGCCAGGGAGTACGTGAGcaagcaggaggaagaggacgaggaagaggacgaggaggaggaagaagaagccgATGAGGTGCAGGAGGTGAAAGCCCGTCCAGCGGACTCACCGGAAGAGCGGCGGCGGCGTGAGGCGGAGGAATCCTCTGCGGCCGCCGCCGCTGCCGTGGAGACGGTGACGGCCATCGGCGTCCCAGATGAGCCTCTGGAGCTGCAGCCCCTCCACGCCGAGGACAAAGCGGTGCTGATGCTGCAGGCCGAGCAGCAGCACTCGCACTCCCACCCGCACCCCCACGCCCTCCCCCACCAGCACCCGCACGCCGACTACAAGGACGAGATGGCCCacggccaccaccaccaccatcaccaccaccaccatcaccaccacgcGCATCACCCGCAGCACAGCAGCGAGCTGGACCTGGAGACGGTGCAGGCCGTGCAGTCGCTCACGCAGGACGAGGCCCAGGACGAGGAGGCCGAGCCACACCCGGCCACTTCGGCCGCCGCCGCAGCCTCCTACCAGGATTGCGAGGAGACCCTGGCCGCCTGCCGCACGCTGCAGAACTACGGTGAGCCCGAGGACGACGCGCTGGCCTTGGTGGAGGACTGCGGAGCAGCCGCTGCCCCAGTCACTGCCCCCTCCTCCCAACACAGCAGCCCGCTCCCCAACCCGCCCATGCCGCCATTGCCCGGGCAGTCGGTGCGCTCCGTCAACAGCCCCAGCATGACCCCGGGCCCTCTAGAGTCGGGGCAGCAGGGGGGAGTGCCCGGCGCCCCGTCCGGAACGGGAGGAGGTGCGGGGGGTGGCAGCGGCTACACTCAGATCACCCCAGAGCACCCCGGCTCACTGTCTGCCCCGTCGCTGCAGAACATGGAGACGTCGCCGATGATGGACGTGCCGTCGGTGTCGGACCACTCCCAGCAGGTCGTGGACAGCGGCTTCAGTGACCTGGGCAGCATAGAAAGCACCACAGAGAACTACGACAACCCCAGCAGCTACGACTCCACCATGGGTGGAGGCAACGGAAGTGGGAATGGGGGCGGCCTTTCGGCCGCCGCCGCCGTGGCAGCTGCCTCTTCGTCGGCAGCCTCGTCTTCCTCGTCGTCGTCCTCCAGCTCGGCCGCCCCGTCTTCCTCGTCCTCGCAGGCCAGCAGCTGCTCGTTCGTGTCCACCCCCGCCCCTGTGGGCTCCCAGCTGGGCATGGGCAGCTGCAGCCTCATCCAGCAGGCCGGCCCAGGGCCTAACAGCAGCAGTGCCCCCAACAGCGGTGCTGGAGGGGTGCCTCAGCCACCCCCACCGCCTCCGCCCCCCTCGGCCAACACGCCCGGCTGCGGCATCAAGTCCCCGCAGAGCTGCGTCATCGAGAGGCCGCCCAGCACCAACCAGCAGCCCCAGAAAAAGGTgcctcaacagcagcagcaggcgcCAAACACCCAACCCCAGCCTCCACCCTCAGCTCccccacccactccacagcagcagcagcagcaacagcaacagcagcagcagcagcagcagcagcaggcactGTCCCAGTGCAGCATGGGAAACGGTTTCGGCTCCACGCCCATGATCATGGAGATCCCTGAGAGCGCTGGCGGAGGTGGCGGAGGCCGCAGCCTCTACATGAGCCAAGACTTTGGTGCAGGTGGCTACGGGCAGCCCTCGGCCACATTTAGCCTGGCCAAGCTGCAGCAGCTCACCAACACCATCATGGACCCGCACGCCATGCCGTACTCCCACTCGGCTGCCGTCACCTCCTACGCGTCCAGCGTGTCCCTGTCCAACTCGGGCCTGGCCGGCCTCGCCTCCAGCCCCCACCCGCCTCTGGCCCAGGGCCAGGCCACCATGACGTCGGCGCCCAACCTGAGCTCGGGCTCTATGAACCTGGGCTCGTCGCTGCTCCAGTGCAACATGGCCGGCGCCAACATCAGCCTGGCGCCACCGCCCCACACGCAGCGGCTACAGGGCCAGATGGCCAAGAGCCACATCTCCATCCGCTCCAAGGCCTCGCAGCTGCCCGCCGGCTCCCCGCACCAGCAGCAGCTGTATGGCCGCAGCACGGGGCCCGTGACCATGCAGGGCTCGCCGCGTCCCCTGACCGTGCAGCGCAGCATGATGCCCAACCTCATGCCCACGCCGGCCGCCTACAACTCCATGAACATGAACCCGCTCAACGCCGCCATGTCGGCCAGCTACCGCATGGCGCAGCCCATGATGAATAGCGGTTACCACGGCAACCCCCCCTACATGAACCAGCCGGCACAGTATCCCATGCAGATGCAGATGGGCATGATGGGTGGCCAGGCCTACCCGCAGCAGCCTATGCAGCCCAATCACCATAGCAACATGATGTACACGGGCCCCTCCCATCACAGCTACGCCGGCGTCCCCAAACAGTCGCCCTACATGAGCAGATGA